In Lacrimispora indolis DSM 755, a genomic segment contains:
- a CDS encoding AAA family ATPase → MKRIAIYGKGGIGKSTTVSNISAAMAKMGLTVLQIGCDPKADSTRNLTGGKNIPTVLDTLRDKGDAELDDIVFKSGTGVLCVESGGPVPGVGCAGRGIITAFEKLEELDAYGVFSPDVVLYDVLGDVVCGGFAMPIRGGYADEVCIVTSGEMMSLYAAANIAHAVKSFAPRGYAGLRGLIFNAKNFEGEEELVQKAADEIDASILFHIPRDPYVQLAEDQGKTVVEAFPESLMAENYRKLARLLLEGGQS, encoded by the coding sequence ATGAAACGAATTGCAATTTATGGCAAAGGCGGGATCGGAAAGTCCACTACGGTTTCCAACATCTCTGCCGCCATGGCAAAAATGGGACTTACCGTACTGCAGATCGGCTGTGATCCCAAGGCCGATTCCACCCGGAATTTAACGGGCGGGAAAAACATCCCCACCGTGCTGGACACCTTGCGGGACAAGGGGGATGCAGAGCTTGACGATATTGTGTTTAAAAGCGGTACCGGAGTTTTATGTGTGGAATCCGGCGGGCCGGTTCCCGGGGTGGGCTGCGCCGGCCGGGGTATTATCACAGCATTTGAAAAGCTGGAAGAGCTGGATGCCTATGGCGTGTTTTCCCCTGATGTGGTGCTGTACGACGTATTGGGTGATGTTGTGTGCGGAGGATTTGCCATGCCCATCCGGGGCGGCTATGCAGATGAGGTGTGCATTGTTACCTCAGGAGAAATGATGAGCCTTTACGCTGCCGCCAATATCGCGCATGCGGTCAAGAGCTTTGCCCCCAGAGGCTATGCCGGCCTGCGCGGCTTGATTTTCAACGCAAAAAACTTTGAGGGCGAGGAAGAGCTTGTGCAGAAGGCCGCTGATGAAATAGACGCCTCCATCCTTTTTCACATCCCCCGGGACCCTTATGTGCAGCTTGCAGAAGATCAGGGAAAAACAGTGGTTGAAGCCTTCCCGGAAAGCCTTATGGCGGAGAATTACAGGAAGCTGGCCCGTCTTCTGCTGGAAGGAGGACAGTCATGA
- a CDS encoding ABC transporter substrate-binding protein, translating to MKKHSSLLLALILSAGLLSACSNGSQPQKSSAPGQSESTGAPNSSVSQAPGISQETSWPRTITDAGGHEITLALEPRRIAILHSNYLEYFFALGTPVTASAGASVGTAQQALETYETLIPYDETAEIMDLGSARENWKLHQSG from the coding sequence TTGAAAAAACATAGTTCTCTTTTACTGGCACTCATTTTATCTGCCGGGCTTTTATCTGCTTGTTCAAACGGATCACAGCCGCAAAAATCTTCCGCACCGGGGCAGTCTGAAAGCACCGGCGCGCCGAATTCTTCCGTATCCCAGGCTCCCGGCATTTCACAGGAAACCTCTTGGCCCCGCACCATCACCGATGCCGGCGGTCATGAAATCACCCTGGCTTTAGAACCCCGGCGCATTGCCATTCTCCACTCCAACTACTTAGAATATTTCTTTGCTCTCGGCACCCCGGTCACCGCTTCGGCAGGCGCTTCCGTTGGAACAGCCCAGCAGGCGCTGGAAACATATGAAACACTGATCCCCTATGATGAAACTGCAGAAATCATGGACCTTGGAAGCGCACGGGAAAACTGGAAGCTTCATCAGTCTGGCTGA